A window from Mangifera indica cultivar Alphonso chromosome 2, CATAS_Mindica_2.1, whole genome shotgun sequence encodes these proteins:
- the LOC123198623 gene encoding ABC transporter G family member 34-like, whose protein sequence is MAMVVITANFKQRTKNNPSNRSCFNCLQTSQVLEPDIFGDTMVGDEMRRGISGGQKRRLSTGVSFLGGYRRYDSSGVCSSNRLHGCSYRSI, encoded by the exons ATGGCAATGGTAGTTATTACAGCCAATTTCAAGCAAAGGACCAAAAACAACCCTTCAAACAGATCATGTTTTAACTGTCTTCAGACATCCCAGGTCCTTGAACCTGATATTTTTGGTGACACAATGGTGGGAGATGAGATGAGAAGAGGTATCTCTGGAGGTCAAAAGAGGAGACTGAGTActg GTGTCTCCTTCCTTGGTGGCTATCGGCGATATGACTCCAGTGGAGTCTGCTCTAGTAACCGGCTGCACGGCTGCAGTTACCGATCAATTTGA